The proteins below come from a single Cyanobacterium stanieri LEGE 03274 genomic window:
- the glpK gene encoding glycerol kinase GlpK, with protein MNKYILAIDQGTTSTRAILFQKNGHVLATAQEEFSQYYPNPGEVEHDPQEIWQSVLSVVEGVCDKANVEKKQIEALGVTNQRETTVVWNKETGKPIYNAIVWQDRRTSATIDDLKGRELQKEVKSRSGLLLDAYFSGSKVEWILDNVQGARKLAKAGKLAFGTIDSWLIWNLTGGKTHITDVGNASRTLLLNVNKVQWDVLLCELFDVPMNMLPTLCDSSGVVAYTDPSIFGEEIAIAGIAGDQQAATFGHTGFHRGIAKNTYGTGCFLISPTGKELVPSEKSLLSTICWGLNGEITYGLEGSILAAGSAITWLRDGLGLIKSASEITELAESVADTGDVFFVPALAGLGSPYWDQYARGTIVGISRATTKAHIARATLEGIAFQVYDVVRSLEKESNTPLELLKVDGGAARSDFLLQFQADLLGVPVERPAGVELTARGVAYFAGLATGYWQNLEEIQRLETTTTVFKPKISSSQRDALTSRWADAVERAHSWA; from the coding sequence ATGAATAAATATATTTTAGCCATAGACCAAGGAACAACAAGCACTAGGGCAATTTTATTTCAAAAAAACGGTCATGTGTTGGCCACCGCCCAAGAAGAATTTAGTCAATATTATCCTAACCCGGGGGAGGTAGAACATGATCCCCAAGAAATTTGGCAATCAGTTTTGTCAGTGGTTGAGGGGGTTTGTGATAAAGCCAATGTGGAAAAAAAACAGATAGAAGCCCTTGGGGTAACTAATCAACGGGAAACCACGGTAGTTTGGAACAAGGAAACGGGAAAACCCATTTATAATGCCATTGTGTGGCAAGATAGACGCACTTCCGCCACCATTGATGATTTGAAGGGCAGGGAGTTACAAAAAGAGGTAAAAAGTAGATCTGGACTTTTGCTCGATGCCTATTTTTCGGGTAGTAAAGTAGAGTGGATTTTGGACAATGTCCAAGGGGCAAGAAAACTTGCTAAGGCAGGAAAACTGGCTTTTGGTACTATTGACAGTTGGTTAATTTGGAATTTGACTGGGGGAAAAACCCATATTACTGATGTGGGTAATGCTTCTCGCACTCTTTTACTCAATGTTAACAAGGTACAATGGGACGTGCTTTTGTGTGAATTGTTTGATGTACCCATGAATATGCTACCCACATTGTGCGATTCTAGTGGTGTTGTAGCTTACACTGATCCTAGCATCTTTGGGGAAGAAATTGCGATCGCAGGTATCGCAGGGGATCAACAGGCCGCCACCTTTGGCCATACGGGCTTCCATCGGGGCATTGCTAAAAATACCTATGGTACAGGATGTTTTTTAATTTCTCCCACGGGAAAAGAGTTAGTACCCTCAGAAAAAAGTCTCTTATCCACCATCTGTTGGGGCTTGAATGGCGAGATAACCTACGGTCTGGAGGGGAGTATCTTGGCGGCAGGATCGGCAATTACATGGCTCAGGGATGGCTTAGGGTTAATTAAATCAGCTTCGGAAATTACCGAGTTAGCGGAGTCTGTAGCCGATACGGGGGATGTGTTTTTTGTCCCTGCTTTGGCTGGGTTAGGCTCTCCCTATTGGGATCAATATGCCAGAGGTACTATTGTAGGCATCAGTCGTGCGACAACAAAAGCTCACATCGCAAGGGCTACTTTAGAGGGTATCGCCTTTCAGGTGTATGATGTGGTGCGCAGTTTGGAGAAGGAGTCTAATACTCCCCTTGAATTATTGAAGGTGGATGGAGGCGCTGCCCGTAGTGATTTCTTGTTACAATTCCAAGCGGATTTGTTGGGAGTGCCTGTGGAGCGCCCTGCGGGGGTTGAACTTACGGCCCGGGGTGTGGCTTATTTTGCTGGATTGGCGACGGGCTATTGGCAGAATTTAGAGGAGATTCAACGGTTGGAAACCACTACGACGGTGTTTAAACCTAAAATATCTTCATCCCAAAGGGATGCTTTAACCAGTCGCTGGGCTGATGCGGTGGAAAGGGCGCACAGTTGGGCGTAG
- the lpxC gene encoding UDP-3-O-acyl-N-acetylglucosamine deacetylase: MFKSFQLSGVGLHSGKVSTVKLFPEERGKGRYFVRVDLPHSPCIPATIDSLDTTLLSTELAQGEAKVRTVEHLLSSLCACGVDDVRMEIDGAEVPLLDGSSKLWCDRLYHPDYNFSESSYKINEPIWVRHKDAFVAALPSEKMVFTYGIDFPYQAIQNQWFTWYPERETFQSAIAPARTFGFAEQIEHLQNQGLILGGNLSNALVCSQDGWVNPPLRFENEPVRHKILDLIGDLSLLGTIPTAHYLAYKASHRLHTQLAQQIKKIYLT, from the coding sequence ATGTTTAAATCTTTTCAACTGTCGGGAGTTGGGCTTCATTCTGGCAAGGTTAGTACGGTAAAGTTATTTCCTGAAGAAAGGGGCAAGGGTAGATATTTCGTCAGGGTAGATTTACCCCATAGCCCTTGTATTCCTGCAACCATTGATTCTTTGGATACTACTTTATTATCTACGGAGTTGGCACAGGGAGAAGCGAAGGTACGTACGGTGGAGCATTTATTGTCTAGTTTGTGTGCCTGTGGTGTTGATGATGTGCGTATGGAAATTGATGGGGCAGAAGTGCCTTTGTTAGATGGTTCGTCAAAATTATGGTGCGATCGCCTTTACCACCCTGACTATAATTTTAGTGAGAGTTCATATAAAATTAACGAACCAATTTGGGTAAGACATAAAGATGCTTTTGTGGCTGCCTTACCCTCAGAAAAAATGGTTTTTACCTACGGTATAGATTTTCCCTACCAAGCTATCCAAAATCAATGGTTTACATGGTATCCTGAACGGGAAACCTTCCAAAGTGCGATCGCCCCTGCCCGTACCTTTGGCTTTGCCGAACAAATCGAACACTTACAAAACCAAGGATTAATCCTTGGAGGCAACCTCAGTAACGCCCTTGTGTGTAGTCAAGATGGTTGGGTAAACCCCCCCCTACGGTTTGAAAATGAACCAGTGCGCCATAAAATCCTTGATTTAATCGGTGATTTAAGCCTTCTTGGTACTATTCCCACCGCCCATTATCTAGCCTACAAAGCCAGTCATCGACTACACACCCAACTAGCCCAACAAATCAAAAAAATTTATCTAACCTGA
- a CDS encoding DUF4079 domain-containing protein: MKETIREILQPAADLFSGFNTPEIVVHWGHPFFMGIVIFFMGSAVAVTGWRSRLLTTEGEVAENKMNHRKIAPLMTLFVTMGYSGGLLSLVMQGEPILSSPHFWTGSLVIGLLGLNGLISITGFGGNKDSLRTAHAYLGSIAVTVMVIHAILGLKLGLSI; the protein is encoded by the coding sequence ATGAAGGAAACAATTAGAGAAATCTTACAACCCGCAGCGGATCTTTTTTCTGGTTTCAATACTCCTGAAATCGTTGTACACTGGGGACATCCCTTTTTTATGGGTATTGTCATTTTCTTTATGGGTAGTGCCGTAGCGGTGACAGGGTGGCGTAGTCGTCTATTGACTACCGAAGGAGAGGTCGCAGAAAATAAAATGAATCATCGTAAAATAGCCCCTTTAATGACATTATTCGTCACCATGGGTTATAGTGGTGGTTTATTATCCTTAGTGATGCAAGGAGAGCCTATTTTATCTAGCCCTCACTTTTGGACAGGTTCGTTAGTTATTGGTTTATTAGGATTGAATGGCTTAATCTCTATCACTGGCTTTGGTGGAAATAAAGATAGTTTACGCACTGCCCATGCTTATCTTGGTAGCATTGCCGTAACTGTAATGGTTATCCATGCCATTTTAGGATTAAAACTAGGACTTTCCATTTAA
- a CDS encoding chloride channel protein, translating to MLPRKLLQKGLVWLKSRHWARNSISPRYALVEAALIGVFGALAALLLKQGIGWLGGMRIDLVNEWGAIATLPFFGLFFGALAGLLLEYVAPTAGGGGVAQVKASLARYAVPLSLKIAFIKIIGTILILGGGLTLGRRSPTVHIGAALAAELTRLVPTSPEHRRQMIAAGAAAGLAAGFNTPIAGVMFVIEELMRDVSNLTLETAIVASFTGAVVSIILQSPDLSLPSSLLPSDSISFSPQDIPLYLILGVSGGLLGALFNKGVLKSVKFNQRLKMPLWQKIGLTGLVCGSAIALLPPYFRDNAGLREFLVKGELSWEQIALVLAAHFILTIIAAGSGAPGGLFAPALIMGSSLGYLIADLGGLWIDIDARATFALAGMGAFFTGVVRVPVTAIVMIFELNANFNLVLPLMITCAVAYISAEAVQKGSMDQLLLQHMGYDLEDEYQESSDRQNNFLRELKAGAVMQTNVETVSPRMKVIELLDLMSLSSHRGFPVVDDGKLVGIVTQSDLVKVRNPSSLLLTKEIMTPNPITVNPDAYLSDVLYLLNRYTLSRLPVVQDGRLVGIITRTDIIRVEVDELKADAAIKTQVAYTIYQSRSPATGKGSILVPVTSEDDYESLAKIAVAIALYHDYEIEFIKVLKVAKHLDPHSTYVDTKEARKLMITLEKIGKKANVPTHTRIVITHHRTGLLLEIIKREYIDLLVMGWGKNSTSQEFIFSHLVDNLITQAPCELILIKLGKNHSYPHNLMARGSCLVPMAGGPNAREGLKLLPAFLNVYHKGSLPPVWLTKVYPASAKKVDSSDLYFAVEELQPHVETMVKPLSIASNSVVDGIRLVAHNHHAELVIIGASRDGLLKQTIQGNIPDAIASKLDTTVILIRLPS from the coding sequence TTGTTGCCCCGGAAATTGCTCCAAAAAGGTTTAGTTTGGTTAAAATCTCGCCATTGGGCGAGAAATTCCATTTCCCCTCGTTATGCCTTGGTAGAAGCGGCTTTGATTGGAGTGTTTGGGGCTTTGGCCGCCCTTTTACTCAAACAGGGTATCGGCTGGTTAGGGGGTATGAGAATTGATTTAGTTAATGAGTGGGGGGCGATCGCAACTTTACCCTTTTTCGGACTCTTTTTTGGGGCATTAGCAGGGCTATTATTAGAATATGTAGCACCCACTGCAGGGGGAGGAGGAGTAGCCCAAGTAAAAGCCTCCCTTGCCCGTTATGCAGTGCCATTATCTTTGAAGATCGCATTTATTAAGATCATCGGTACTATTTTAATTTTGGGGGGAGGGTTAACCCTAGGTAGAAGAAGCCCCACGGTGCATATTGGGGCGGCCTTGGCGGCAGAATTAACCCGTTTAGTGCCAACATCCCCCGAGCATCGAAGACAAATGATAGCGGCCGGGGCAGCGGCAGGATTGGCTGCGGGATTTAATACCCCCATTGCGGGGGTGATGTTTGTCATTGAGGAGTTGATGCGGGATGTGTCTAACCTCACCCTTGAAACGGCCATTGTGGCATCCTTTACGGGGGCGGTGGTATCAATTATTTTACAAAGCCCCGATTTAAGTCTTCCTTCTAGCCTTTTACCTTCGGATAGTATTAGTTTTTCTCCCCAAGATATTCCTTTATATCTTATTCTTGGTGTTTCGGGGGGTTTGTTGGGGGCTTTATTTAATAAGGGGGTTTTAAAAAGTGTCAAGTTTAATCAACGGTTGAAAATGCCCCTCTGGCAAAAAATTGGCTTAACGGGGTTGGTGTGTGGAAGTGCGATCGCCCTTTTGCCCCCCTATTTCCGTGATAATGCAGGATTGAGGGAATTTTTAGTAAAAGGGGAGTTATCATGGGAACAAATTGCCCTAGTGTTAGCCGCCCACTTTATTTTAACCATCATCGCCGCAGGTTCGGGCGCTCCTGGGGGGTTATTTGCCCCAGCCTTGATTATGGGTTCATCTTTAGGTTATTTAATCGCTGATTTAGGGGGTTTGTGGATAGATATAGACGCTAGGGCAACCTTTGCACTGGCGGGGATGGGGGCTTTTTTTACGGGGGTTGTCAGAGTGCCTGTCACTGCCATTGTGATGATATTTGAATTAAACGCCAATTTTAACCTTGTATTACCCCTGATGATTACTTGTGCGGTGGCTTATATTAGCGCCGAAGCGGTGCAAAAGGGATCGATGGATCAGTTATTGTTACAGCACATGGGCTATGATTTAGAAGACGAATATCAGGAAAGTAGCGATCGTCAAAACAATTTTTTAAGGGAATTGAAGGCAGGGGCGGTGATGCAAACTAACGTGGAAACCGTTTCTCCCCGTATGAAGGTAATTGAATTGTTAGATTTGATGTCCTTGTCTTCCCATCGAGGTTTCCCCGTGGTAGATGATGGAAAGTTGGTGGGTATCGTTACCCAGTCGGATTTAGTCAAGGTGCGTAACCCTTCTTCCTTATTACTCACCAAGGAGATTATGACACCCAATCCCATTACCGTAAATCCAGATGCTTATTTGAGTGATGTTTTATACTTGCTCAACCGTTACACCCTTTCCCGTTTGCCCGTGGTGCAAGATGGGCGTTTGGTGGGGATTATTACCCGCACCGATATTATTCGGGTGGAGGTGGATGAGTTGAAGGCGGATGCGGCCATTAAAACTCAGGTAGCTTATACCATATATCAAAGTCGTTCCCCTGCCACGGGAAAAGGTTCTATTTTAGTGCCTGTAACTTCTGAGGATGATTATGAAAGTTTGGCTAAAATTGCCGTGGCGATCGCCCTTTACCATGATTATGAAATTGAGTTTATTAAAGTATTAAAAGTTGCCAAACATTTAGATCCCCACAGTACCTATGTGGACACAAAAGAAGCCAGAAAATTGATGATAACCCTAGAAAAAATAGGGAAAAAAGCAAATGTACCAACCCATACAAGAATAGTTATTACCCACCACCGCACAGGATTATTATTAGAAATTATTAAACGAGAATATATCGATTTATTAGTAATGGGCTGGGGTAAAAATTCCACTTCTCAAGAGTTTATATTTTCCCATTTAGTAGATAATTTAATCACCCAAGCCCCCTGCGAATTAATTTTAATTAAACTAGGAAAAAACCATAGTTATCCCCACAATTTAATGGCCAGAGGTAGTTGTTTAGTACCCATGGCAGGGGGCCCCAATGCGCGTGAAGGTTTGAAACTATTACCCGCTTTCCTCAATGTGTATCATAAGGGCAGTTTACCCCCCGTGTGGTTAACCAAGGTTTATCCGGCTAGTGCCAAAAAAGTTGATTCCTCCGATTTATATTTTGCCGTAGAAGAATTACAACCCCATGTGGAAACCATGGTTAAACCCCTTTCCATTGCCTCTAATTCCGTGGTGGATGGTATTCGTTTAGTTGCCCACAATCACCATGCGGAGTTAGTCATTATCGGTGCTTCCCGAGATGGTTTATTAAAACAGACGATTCAAGGTAACATTCCCGATGCGATCGCCTCTAAACTTGATACCACCGTTATTTTAATCCGCTTACCATCTTAA